A genome region from Crossiella equi includes the following:
- the miaB gene encoding tRNA (N6-isopentenyl adenosine(37)-C2)-methylthiotransferase MiaB has product MTRSYEIRTYGCQMNVHDSERLAGLMEDAGYVRAGTGDGADVVVFNTCAVRENADNRLYGNLGHLRPVKDAHPGMQIAVGGCLAQKDRGEIVKRAPWVDVVFGTHNIGSLPVLLERARHNAEAQVEILESLETFPSTLPARRDSAHSAWVSISVGCNNTCTFCIVPSLRGKEKDRRPGEILAEVQALVAEGVLEVTLLGQNVNSYGVEFGQRTAFSELLRACGQVEGLERVRFTSPHPKDFTDDVIAAMAETPNVCPQLHMPLQSGSDRVLKAMRRSYRSDRFLSIVDKVRAAMPDAAITTDIIVGFPGETEEDFQGTLDVVAASRFSSAFTFQYSKRPGTPAATMADQLPKQVVQERYDRLIALQEQISWELNREQEGRVVEVVVSEGEGRKDTETRRLSGRARDGRLVHFRTDRTDIRPGDVVTTTVTYGAPHNLIADSDLLSHRRTRAGDNWEAGRRPKTSGVTLGLPSFGAPAVAPAPAGVGGCSVSR; this is encoded by the coding sequence GTCTTCAACACCTGCGCGGTGCGGGAGAACGCCGACAACCGGCTCTACGGCAACCTCGGTCACCTGCGCCCGGTCAAGGACGCGCACCCGGGCATGCAGATCGCGGTCGGCGGCTGCCTCGCGCAGAAGGACCGCGGCGAGATCGTCAAGCGCGCGCCATGGGTGGACGTGGTGTTCGGCACGCACAACATCGGCTCGCTGCCGGTGCTGCTGGAGCGCGCCCGGCACAACGCCGAGGCCCAGGTCGAGATCCTGGAGTCGCTGGAGACCTTCCCGTCCACGCTGCCCGCGCGCCGCGACTCGGCGCACTCGGCGTGGGTGTCGATCTCGGTGGGCTGCAACAACACCTGCACCTTCTGCATCGTGCCCTCGCTGCGCGGCAAGGAGAAGGACCGCCGTCCCGGCGAGATCCTGGCCGAGGTGCAGGCGCTGGTGGCCGAGGGCGTGCTGGAGGTGACGCTGCTCGGGCAGAACGTCAACTCCTACGGCGTGGAGTTCGGCCAGCGCACCGCCTTCTCCGAGCTGCTGCGCGCCTGCGGCCAGGTCGAGGGCCTGGAGCGCGTGCGCTTCACCTCCCCGCACCCCAAGGACTTCACCGACGACGTCATCGCCGCGATGGCCGAGACGCCGAACGTGTGCCCGCAGCTGCACATGCCGTTGCAGTCCGGTTCGGACCGCGTGCTCAAGGCCATGCGCCGCTCGTACCGCAGCGACCGGTTCCTGTCCATTGTGGACAAGGTGCGCGCGGCCATGCCGGACGCGGCCATCACCACCGACATCATCGTCGGCTTCCCCGGGGAGACCGAGGAGGACTTCCAGGGCACGCTCGACGTGGTCGCCGCCTCCCGCTTCTCCTCGGCGTTCACCTTCCAGTACTCCAAGCGCCCCGGCACCCCGGCGGCGACCATGGCGGACCAGCTGCCCAAGCAGGTCGTGCAGGAGCGCTACGACCGCCTGATCGCGTTGCAGGAGCAGATCTCCTGGGAGCTCAACCGCGAGCAGGAGGGCAGGGTCGTCGAGGTCGTGGTGTCGGAGGGCGAGGGCCGCAAGGACACCGAGACCCGCCGCCTGTCCGGCCGGGCCCGCGACGGCCGCCTGGTGCACTTCAGGACCGACCGCACCGACATCCGGCCCGGGGACGTGGTCACCACCACGGTCACCTACGGTGCGCCGCACAACCTGATCGCGGACAGCGACCTGCTCTCCCACCGCCGCACCCGTGCGGGCGACAACTGGGAAGCCGGGCGCAGGCCGAAGACCTCCGGCGTCACGCTGGGCCTGCCGTCCTTCGGCGCGCCAGCGGTGGCGCCGGCACCAGCGGGAGTGGGCGGATGCAGCGTCAGCCGGTGA
- a CDS encoding Rv2732c family membrane protein, producing the protein MKDEGFDDMAEFAEELKEAERAAQRRIDPPGRNAMVIAGAVFVLLCSALLPWVGDAAGWQVVLGQTDPALKIGVLPRVFGGFAIVFGVLLTALTLSVRLWAMSWAATLGCWLGVMFGLLSVWTRQTVIDAPGPNFGLFVAILPLAVLGTQWFRLSWNRQ; encoded by the coding sequence GTGAAGGACGAGGGGTTCGACGACATGGCCGAGTTCGCCGAGGAGCTCAAGGAAGCCGAACGCGCCGCGCAGCGCCGCATCGACCCGCCGGGCCGCAACGCCATGGTCATCGCGGGCGCGGTGTTCGTGCTGCTGTGCTCGGCGCTGCTGCCCTGGGTGGGCGACGCGGCGGGCTGGCAGGTCGTGCTCGGCCAGACCGACCCGGCGCTGAAGATCGGTGTGCTGCCCCGCGTGTTCGGCGGGTTCGCCATCGTCTTCGGCGTGCTGCTCACCGCGCTCACCCTCAGCGTGCGGTTGTGGGCGATGAGCTGGGCGGCCACCCTGGGCTGCTGGCTGGGCGTGATGTTCGGCCTGCTGTCGGTGTGGACGCGGCAGACCGTGATCGACGCGCCCGGCCCGAACTTCGGGCTGTTCGTGGCGATCCTGCCGCTGGCGGTCCTGGGCACGCAGTGGTTCCGGCTGTCCTGGAACCGGCAGTGA
- a CDS encoding succinate dehydrogenase/fumarate reductase iron-sulfur subunit, which produces MGYQAKFRVWRGDSVGGDLTDFTVEVNEGEVVLDIIHRLQATQAPDLAVRWNCKAGKCGSCSAEINGRPRLLCMTRMSTFGQDETITVTPMRTFPVIRDLVTDVSFNYVKAREVPAFAPPKDVAPGDYRMKQVDVERSQEFRKCIECFLCQNTCHVVRDHEENKESFSGPRFLMRIAELEMHPLDTADRHGDAQSQHGLGLCNITKCCTEVCPEHIKITDNALIPLKERVVDRRYDPLLKLFRKKKD; this is translated from the coding sequence ATGGGCTACCAGGCGAAGTTCCGGGTGTGGCGCGGCGACAGCGTCGGCGGCGACCTCACCGACTTCACCGTGGAGGTCAACGAGGGCGAGGTGGTGCTGGACATCATCCACCGGCTGCAGGCCACCCAGGCGCCGGACCTGGCGGTGCGGTGGAACTGCAAGGCGGGCAAGTGCGGCTCGTGCTCGGCGGAGATCAACGGCAGGCCGCGCCTGCTGTGCATGACCCGCATGTCCACCTTCGGTCAGGACGAGACCATCACGGTCACGCCCATGCGCACCTTCCCGGTCATCCGCGACCTGGTCACCGACGTGTCCTTCAACTACGTCAAGGCCAGGGAGGTCCCGGCGTTCGCGCCGCCCAAGGACGTGGCGCCGGGGGACTACCGGATGAAGCAGGTGGACGTCGAGCGCTCGCAGGAGTTCCGCAAGTGCATCGAGTGTTTTCTTTGCCAGAACACCTGCCATGTCGTGCGTGACCACGAGGAGAACAAGGAGTCCTTCTCCGGGCCACGCTTCCTCATGCGCATCGCCGAGCTGGAGATGCACCCGCTGGACACCGCGGACCGACACGGCGACGCGCAGTCCCAGCACGGGCTCGGGCTGTGCAACATCACCAAGTGCTGCACCGAGGTGTGCCCGGAGCACATCAAGATCACCGACAACGCGCTGATCCCGTTGAAGGAGCGCGTGGTGGACCGGCGGTACGACCCGCTGCTGAAGCTGTTCCGCAAGAAGAAGGACTGA
- a CDS encoding fumarate reductase/succinate dehydrogenase flavoprotein subunit has translation MSEVERHSYDVVVIGAGGAGLRAAIEAREHGLRVAIVCKSLFGKAHTVMAEGGIAAAMGNVNSGDNWKVHFRDTMRGGKFLNNWRMAELHAQEAPQRVWELETYGALFDRTKDGRISQRNFGGHEYPRLAHVGDRTGLELIRTLQQKIVSLQQEDKAEYGDYEARLKVFAECTVTELLKDGDRVSGAFGYWRESGRFILFDTPAVVLATGGIGKSFKVTSNSWEYTGDGHALALRAGATLINMEFVQFHPTGMVWPPSVKGILVTESVRGDGGVLRNSEGRRFMFDYIPEVFKDKYAKTEEEGDRWYTDPDNNLRPPELLPRDEVARAINSEVKAGRGSPHGGVFLDVSSRLPAEEITRRLPSMHHQFKELADVDITAEPMEVGPTCHYVMGGVQVDPDTGQSRVPGLFAAGEVSGGMHGSNRLGGNSLSDLLVFGRRAGAGAAEYVAGLGQARPVVHQSDVDSAATAALAPFNAAVVDGPVENPYTLHTELQQVMNDLVGIIRKGEEMELALKKLDDLRRRAAHAGVEGHRQFNPGWHLALDLANMLVVSECVARAALIRTESRGGHTRDDHPVMAADWRNSLLVCAAAGEGVEVTREVPAPMREDLLSLFELAELRKYYTEDELSGHPANRGEAG, from the coding sequence ATGAGTGAAGTCGAACGGCACAGCTACGACGTCGTGGTGATCGGTGCCGGAGGCGCCGGTTTGCGTGCGGCCATCGAGGCCAGGGAGCACGGCCTGCGCGTGGCCATCGTGTGCAAGTCCCTGTTCGGCAAGGCGCACACGGTGATGGCCGAGGGCGGTATCGCCGCGGCCATGGGCAATGTGAACTCCGGTGACAACTGGAAGGTGCACTTCCGCGACACCATGCGGGGCGGCAAGTTCCTGAACAACTGGCGGATGGCCGAGCTGCACGCGCAGGAGGCGCCGCAGCGGGTGTGGGAGCTGGAGACCTACGGCGCCCTGTTCGACCGCACCAAGGACGGCCGCATCAGCCAGCGCAACTTCGGCGGGCACGAGTACCCGCGCCTGGCGCACGTCGGCGACCGCACCGGCCTGGAGCTCATCCGCACGCTCCAGCAGAAGATCGTCTCCCTGCAACAGGAGGACAAGGCCGAGTACGGCGACTACGAGGCCCGCCTGAAGGTCTTCGCCGAGTGCACGGTCACCGAGCTGCTCAAGGACGGCGACCGGGTCTCCGGCGCGTTCGGCTACTGGCGCGAGTCCGGCCGGTTCATCCTGTTCGACACCCCGGCCGTGGTGCTGGCCACCGGCGGCATCGGCAAGTCGTTCAAGGTCACCTCGAACTCCTGGGAGTACACCGGCGACGGGCACGCCCTTGCCCTGCGCGCGGGCGCCACGCTGATCAACATGGAGTTCGTGCAGTTCCACCCGACCGGCATGGTCTGGCCGCCCAGTGTGAAGGGCATCCTGGTCACCGAGTCGGTGCGCGGCGACGGCGGTGTGCTGCGCAACTCCGAGGGCCGCCGGTTCATGTTCGACTACATCCCGGAGGTGTTCAAGGACAAGTACGCCAAGACCGAGGAGGAGGGCGACCGCTGGTACACCGACCCGGACAACAACCTCCGCCCGCCGGAGCTGCTGCCCCGCGACGAGGTGGCCCGCGCGATCAACTCCGAGGTCAAGGCCGGTAGGGGCTCGCCGCACGGCGGGGTCTTCCTGGACGTCTCCAGCCGCCTGCCCGCCGAGGAGATCACCCGGCGGCTGCCGTCGATGCACCACCAGTTCAAGGAGCTGGCCGACGTCGACATCACCGCCGAGCCGATGGAGGTCGGCCCGACCTGCCACTACGTGATGGGCGGGGTGCAGGTCGACCCGGACACCGGGCAGTCCCGCGTGCCCGGCCTGTTCGCCGCGGGTGAGGTCTCCGGCGGCATGCACGGCTCCAACCGCCTGGGTGGCAACTCGCTGTCGGACCTGCTGGTCTTCGGACGGCGGGCCGGTGCGGGCGCGGCGGAGTACGTGGCCGGGCTCGGCCAGGCCCGGCCGGTGGTGCACCAGTCCGATGTGGACAGTGCCGCGACCGCCGCGCTCGCGCCGTTCAACGCCGCCGTGGTGGACGGGCCGGTGGAGAACCCGTACACGCTGCACACCGAGCTCCAGCAGGTGATGAACGACCTGGTCGGCATCATCCGCAAGGGCGAGGAGATGGAGCTGGCGCTCAAGAAGCTCGACGACCTGCGCCGCCGCGCCGCGCACGCGGGCGTGGAGGGCCACCGCCAGTTCAACCCCGGCTGGCACCTGGCCCTGGACCTGGCGAACATGCTGGTGGTCAGCGAGTGCGTGGCCCGGGCCGCGCTCATCCGCACCGAGAGCCGGGGCGGGCACACCCGCGACGACCACCCGGTGATGGCCGCGGACTGGCGCAACAGCCTGCTGGTGTGCGCCGCGGCGGGCGAGGGCGTCGAGGTCACCCGGGAGGTGCCCGCGCCGATGCGCGAGGACCTGCTGTCGCTGTTCGAGCTGGCGGAGCTGCGCAAGTACTACACCGAGGACGAGCTGAGCGGCCATCCGGCCAACCGCGGAGAGGCGGGCTGA
- the edd gene encoding phosphogluconate dehydratase, with product MSQLHPVIADVTARITERSARSRAAYLRRVTAAAGEGPARGSLGCSNLAHGFAGITGPDKALLRANRAPGVAIVSSYNDMLSAHKPFADYPEQIKAAVRAAGGVAQFAGGVPAMCDGITQGRGGMELSLFSREVIAMATGVALSHEMFDGALLLGVCDKIVPGLLIGALAFGHLPTILIPAGPMASGLANGEKARVRQLFAEGKATREDLLEAEAASYHSPGTCTFYGTANSNQLVVEVMGLHLPGASFVPPDTALRTALTEHAARRVVELAHGRGEFTPIGEVVDERSVVNGVVALLATGGSTNHTLHLPAIAAAAGIQLTWDDFSDLSRVVPLLARIYPNGAADINHFHAAGGVPYLVGELLDAGLLHRDVRTVAGPGLHRYRQEPYLDGDGLAWRDAPRTSQAPEVLTGVREPFSADGGLRVLHGNLGQSVIKVSAVKPEHRVVMAPARVFTDQHSFAEAFARGEVDGDVVVVVRNQGPRANGMPELHGLTPALGVLQDRGHRVALVTDGRMSGASGKIPAAIQVTPEAAVGGLLNRVRDGDMIRLDAEAGILEVLVPDAELAARAVVDGPPADEEWVGVGRELFGALRGAVGPASQGASVFPLPSPAGTPMEVVQ from the coding sequence ATGAGCCAGCTTCATCCGGTGATCGCGGACGTCACCGCCCGGATCACCGAGCGCAGTGCGCGTTCCCGCGCCGCCTACCTGCGCCGCGTCACCGCCGCGGCGGGCGAGGGCCCCGCCCGCGGCAGCCTCGGGTGCAGCAACCTCGCGCACGGTTTCGCGGGCATCACGGGCCCGGACAAGGCGCTGCTGCGGGCCAACCGGGCACCGGGCGTGGCCATCGTGTCCAGCTACAACGACATGCTCTCCGCGCACAAGCCGTTCGCCGACTACCCCGAGCAGATCAAGGCCGCGGTGCGCGCGGCGGGCGGGGTCGCCCAGTTCGCCGGGGGTGTGCCCGCCATGTGCGACGGCATCACCCAGGGCCGGGGCGGCATGGAGCTGTCGCTGTTCAGCCGCGAGGTCATCGCCATGGCCACCGGTGTCGCGCTCTCGCACGAGATGTTCGACGGCGCCCTGCTGCTCGGCGTGTGCGACAAGATCGTGCCCGGCCTGCTGATCGGCGCGCTCGCCTTCGGGCACCTGCCCACGATCCTCATCCCGGCCGGTCCGATGGCCTCCGGCCTGGCCAATGGCGAGAAGGCCCGCGTGCGGCAGCTCTTCGCCGAGGGCAAGGCCACCCGCGAGGACCTCCTGGAGGCCGAGGCCGCCTCCTACCACTCGCCCGGGACCTGCACCTTCTACGGCACGGCCAACTCCAACCAGCTCGTGGTCGAGGTGATGGGCCTGCACCTGCCCGGCGCCTCGTTCGTCCCGCCGGACACCGCGCTGCGCACCGCGCTCACCGAGCACGCCGCCCGGCGTGTGGTGGAGCTGGCGCACGGGCGTGGCGAGTTCACGCCGATCGGCGAGGTGGTGGACGAGAGGTCCGTGGTCAACGGCGTGGTCGCGCTGCTGGCCACCGGCGGGTCGACCAACCACACCCTGCACCTGCCCGCGATCGCCGCGGCCGCGGGCATCCAGCTGACCTGGGACGATTTCAGCGACCTGTCGCGAGTGGTGCCCTTGCTCGCGCGGATCTACCCGAACGGCGCCGCCGACATCAACCACTTCCACGCCGCGGGCGGGGTGCCGTACCTGGTGGGCGAGCTGCTCGACGCCGGGCTGCTGCACCGCGACGTGCGCACCGTGGCCGGCCCCGGCCTGCACCGGTACCGGCAGGAGCCCTACCTGGACGGCGACGGGCTGGCCTGGCGGGACGCGCCGCGGACGAGCCAGGCGCCCGAGGTGCTGACCGGCGTGCGCGAGCCGTTCTCCGCCGACGGCGGGCTGCGCGTGCTGCACGGCAACCTCGGCCAGTCGGTGATCAAGGTGTCCGCGGTCAAGCCCGAGCACCGGGTGGTCATGGCGCCCGCGCGCGTGTTCACCGACCAGCACTCCTTCGCCGAGGCCTTCGCCCGGGGCGAGGTCGACGGGGACGTCGTGGTGGTCGTGCGCAACCAGGGGCCGCGCGCCAACGGCATGCCGGAGCTGCACGGGCTGACCCCGGCGCTGGGCGTGCTGCAGGACCGGGGGCACCGGGTCGCGCTGGTCACCGACGGCCGGATGTCCGGCGCCTCGGGCAAGATCCCGGCCGCCATCCAGGTCACGCCCGAGGCCGCGGTCGGCGGTCTGCTGAACCGGGTCCGCGACGGTGACATGATCCGCCTGGACGCCGAGGCCGGGATCCTGGAGGTCCTCGTGCCCGACGCCGAGCTGGCCGCCCGCGCGGTCGTGGACGGTCCGCCCGCCGACGAGGAGTGGGTGGGCGTGGGCCGCGAGCTGTTCGGCGCGCTGCGCGGCGCGGTCGGCCCGGCCAGCCAGGGCGCCAGCGTGTTCCCCCTGCCGTCCCCGGCAGGCACACCCATGGAGGTAGTTCAGTGA
- the eda gene encoding bifunctional 4-hydroxy-2-oxoglutarate aldolase/2-dehydro-3-deoxy-phosphogluconate aldolase: MTTARELLSVSPVIPVVVIDDIAHAVPLARALVRGGIRVIEVTLRTEAGLPAIERIAAEVPDILVGAGTVITPEQAEASVKAGSSFLVTPGTTDRLLDALEGSGVPFLPGAATISEALKLSERGHETLKFFPAEQSGGTPFLKALSGPLPGLRFCPTGGITPTSARGYLALPNVGCVGGSWLTPKDALAAGDWATVERLAAEALSLG, encoded by the coding sequence GTGACCACCGCACGGGAGCTCCTGTCCGTCTCCCCCGTCATCCCGGTCGTCGTCATCGATGACATCGCGCACGCGGTGCCTCTCGCGCGAGCCCTGGTGCGCGGTGGGATCCGGGTCATCGAGGTGACGCTGCGCACCGAGGCGGGGCTGCCCGCGATCGAGCGCATCGCGGCCGAGGTGCCGGACATCCTGGTGGGCGCGGGCACGGTGATCACGCCGGAGCAGGCCGAGGCGTCGGTGAAGGCGGGCAGCTCGTTCCTGGTCACCCCGGGCACCACCGACCGGCTGCTGGACGCCCTGGAGGGTTCGGGGGTGCCGTTCCTGCCGGGTGCGGCGACGATCTCGGAGGCGTTGAAGCTGTCCGAGCGGGGGCACGAGACGCTGAAGTTCTTCCCGGCCGAGCAGAGCGGTGGCACGCCGTTCCTCAAGGCGCTCAGCGGTCCGCTGCCCGGGCTGCGGTTCTGCCCGACCGGGGGCATCACGCCCACCAGCGCGCGCGGTTACCTGGCGCTGCCCAACGTCGGCTGCGTCGGCGGATCGTGGCTGACGCCCAAGGACGCGCTGGCCGCCGGGGACTGGGCGACGGTGGAACGCCTTGCGGCGGAAGCGCTTTCGCTGGGCTGA
- a CDS encoding helix-turn-helix domain-containing protein, with protein MSSHPPSIRARALGAELRRKREQAGYSGMDLARRTGWSHSKISRLESGDRGTTVADIAYLLGFFGCSDAETARLLDLLRDAPEGVWACPRPRTPPAHEASAIQAYAPLLVPPLLRTEAYTEALGHPPAASSPLHRAYPPTAHFHLDEAALHRRVGTPETMHDQLLHLVFASNWPHVAIRVIPLSAGAHAGLSGEFSLLRYGQDRPVVHLPQETQDLYLESAPDIATYRNILAELDHIALSPTDTRTLLTTLAATTATTATAA; from the coding sequence ATGTCCTCCCATCCCCCCTCCATCCGCGCCCGGGCCTTGGGCGCCGAACTGCGCCGCAAGCGCGAACAGGCCGGGTACTCCGGCATGGACCTGGCCCGCCGCACCGGGTGGTCGCACAGCAAGATCTCCCGTCTGGAGAGCGGCGACCGGGGCACCACGGTCGCCGACATCGCCTACCTGCTGGGCTTCTTCGGCTGCTCCGACGCCGAGACCGCCCGCCTGCTCGACCTGTTGCGCGACGCGCCGGAGGGGGTGTGGGCGTGCCCGCGCCCGCGCACCCCACCGGCCCACGAGGCCTCCGCGATCCAGGCCTACGCCCCGCTGCTGGTCCCGCCGCTGCTGCGCACCGAGGCCTATACCGAGGCCCTGGGCCACCCACCGGCCGCGTCCTCCCCGCTGCACCGGGCCTACCCGCCCACGGCGCACTTCCACCTCGACGAAGCGGCGCTGCACCGCCGGGTGGGCACCCCGGAGACCATGCACGACCAGCTGCTGCACCTGGTCTTCGCCAGCAACTGGCCCCACGTCGCCATCCGGGTCATCCCCCTGTCCGCGGGCGCCCACGCGGGCCTGTCGGGCGAGTTCAGCCTGCTCCGCTACGGCCAGGACCGCCCGGTGGTCCACCTCCCCCAGGAAACCCAGGACCTGTACCTGGAATCCGCCCCGGACATCGCCACCTACCGCAACATCCTGGCCGAGCTCGACCACATCGCCCTCTCCCCCACCGACACCCGCACCCTGCTCACCACCCTGGCCGCCACCACCGCCACCACCGCCACCGCCGCCTGA
- a CDS encoding HAD family hydrolase, with the protein MKHIVWDWNGTLLDDNHAVLDSVNQVCASFGRPAITLDHWRETFSRPLLACYSALLERQLTDEDWGHLDKTYHEAYREVLDTCGLATGVPDALHTWAATGGTQSLLSMWFHHELVPLVTQFGLSDLFARVDGLRIQTGGGSKAEHLVAHLDALALDPAEVVLIGDVVDDSDAAEAAGTSCVLVTTGMMTRRKLEVTGRPVVDSVPEALALLQYS; encoded by the coding sequence GTGAAGCACATCGTCTGGGACTGGAACGGCACGCTGCTCGACGACAACCACGCGGTACTCGACTCGGTGAACCAGGTCTGCGCCAGCTTCGGCCGACCCGCGATCACCCTGGACCACTGGCGGGAGACCTTCTCCCGGCCGCTGCTGGCCTGCTACTCGGCGCTGCTGGAACGGCAGCTCACCGACGAGGACTGGGGCCACCTGGACAAGACCTACCACGAGGCCTACCGCGAGGTCCTGGACACGTGCGGCCTGGCCACGGGCGTGCCGGACGCGCTGCACACCTGGGCGGCCACCGGCGGCACGCAGTCCCTGCTGTCCATGTGGTTCCACCACGAGCTGGTCCCGCTGGTCACCCAGTTCGGCCTGAGCGACCTCTTCGCCCGGGTCGACGGCCTGCGGATCCAGACGGGTGGCGGCTCGAAGGCCGAGCACCTGGTCGCCCACCTGGACGCCCTGGCCCTGGACCCGGCGGAGGTGGTGCTGATCGGTGACGTGGTGGACGACTCCGACGCCGCCGAGGCGGCCGGTACCTCCTGCGTCCTGGTCACCACCGGGATGATGACGCGGCGCAAACTCGAGGTCACCGGCCGCCCGGTGGTCGACTCGGTCCCGGAGGCCCTGGCCCTGCTCCAGTACTCCTAG
- a CDS encoding RNA polymerase sigma factor has product MNEALLRALTPGVLGILVRRGADFASAEDAVQEALVEAVRTWPAGEPSDPKGWLVTVAWRKFLDVARADTARRRREDTVHTEPAPGPVPAAEDTLQLYFLCAHPSLTPSSAVALTLRAVGGLTTRQIAQAYLVPEATMAQRISRAKRTVGGVRFDQPGDVATVLRVLYLVFNEGYSGDVDLAAEAIRLTRQLATVIDHPEVAGLLALMLLHHARRASRTAPDGSLVPLAEQDRTRWDTTLIAEGVAVLQAALARDRLGEFQAQAAIAALHADAPRAAETDWVQIVEWYDELVGLTDNPVVRLNRAVAVGEADGARAGLAALAQVDPELPRYRAVAAYLRERDGDLAEAAKLYAEAAAQATNLAERGHLTRQAARLNARG; this is encoded by the coding sequence GTGAACGAAGCCCTGCTCCGCGCCCTCACACCCGGGGTGCTCGGCATCCTCGTCCGCCGCGGCGCCGACTTCGCCTCGGCCGAGGACGCCGTGCAGGAGGCGCTGGTCGAGGCGGTGCGCACCTGGCCCGCGGGGGAGCCCTCGGACCCCAAGGGCTGGCTGGTCACGGTGGCCTGGCGCAAGTTCCTCGACGTGGCCCGGGCGGACACCGCGCGGCGCCGCCGGGAGGACACCGTGCACACCGAGCCCGCGCCGGGCCCGGTACCGGCCGCCGAGGACACGCTCCAGCTGTACTTCCTGTGCGCGCACCCGTCGCTGACGCCGTCCTCGGCGGTCGCGCTCACGCTGCGCGCGGTCGGCGGGCTGACCACCCGGCAGATCGCGCAGGCCTACCTGGTGCCCGAGGCGACCATGGCCCAGCGCATCAGCCGGGCCAAGCGCACGGTCGGCGGGGTGCGGTTCGACCAGCCCGGCGACGTCGCCACCGTGCTGCGCGTGCTGTACCTGGTGTTCAACGAGGGCTACTCCGGGGACGTCGACCTGGCCGCCGAGGCCATCCGGCTCACCCGGCAGCTGGCCACGGTGATCGACCACCCGGAGGTTGCCGGGCTGCTGGCGCTGATGCTGCTGCACCACGCGCGGCGCGCCTCCCGCACCGCACCGGACGGCAGCCTGGTCCCGCTGGCCGAGCAGGACCGGACCCGCTGGGACACCACGCTGATCGCCGAGGGCGTGGCCGTCCTGCAGGCGGCGCTGGCCCGGGACCGGCTGGGCGAGTTCCAGGCGCAGGCGGCGATCGCGGCGCTGCACGCGGACGCGCCCCGGGCGGCGGAGACCGACTGGGTGCAGATCGTGGAGTGGTACGACGAGCTGGTCGGCCTGACCGACAACCCGGTGGTGCGGCTCAACCGCGCGGTGGCGGTCGGCGAGGCGGACGGCGCGCGGGCCGGGCTGGCGGCGCTGGCGCAGGTGGACCCGGAGCTGCCGAGGTACCGCGCGGTGGCCGCCTACCTGCGGGAACGCGATGGCGACCTGGCCGAGGCGGCGAAGCTGTACGCGGAGGCGGCGGCCCAGGCGACCAACCTGGCCGAGCGCGGCCACCTCACCCGGCAGGCGGCGCGGCTGAACGCGCGCGGCTGA